In Candidatus Korarchaeum sp., a single genomic region encodes these proteins:
- a CDS encoding alanyl-tRNA editing protein: METELLYMDDCYLKEFEAVVRAVEGDRVSLDRTAFYPLGGGLPSDKGKLLRGEEEFEVIDVRKESGIVWHIVGRPGLVVGDVVRGILDWDKRYRVMRMHTALHALIALLNSKYGVLVTGNNVGYDRSRVDVNLERPDRELVEGVIAETNKLLSEGREVKIYYLSREEAMKIPGIIKLAKALPPDVDKLRIVEIEGIDIQADGGPHVRNTREVGEIVFLGMENKGKNNRRIHFTLSP, from the coding sequence TTGGAGACGGAGCTCCTCTACATGGATGATTGTTACTTAAAGGAGTTCGAAGCTGTCGTGAGGGCTGTGGAAGGTGATAGGGTCTCTCTCGATAGGACGGCTTTCTATCCCCTGGGCGGGGGTCTCCCCAGCGATAAGGGGAAGCTCCTAAGGGGGGAGGAGGAATTCGAGGTCATCGATGTCAGGAAGGAAAGTGGAATTGTCTGGCATATCGTTGGGAGACCTGGGCTAGTTGTTGGCGATGTAGTGAGGGGTATCCTAGATTGGGATAAGAGGTACAGGGTAATGAGGATGCACACAGCTCTTCACGCATTAATAGCTTTGCTTAATTCGAAGTACGGAGTATTAGTCACGGGAAATAATGTAGGTTACGATAGGAGCAGGGTTGATGTGAACTTAGAGAGGCCGGACAGGGAGTTAGTAGAGGGAGTGATAGCTGAGACCAATAAGCTCCTCTCCGAGGGAAGGGAGGTGAAGATCTATTACTTAAGTAGGGAGGAGGCTATGAAGATACCTGGGATAATAAAGTTAGCTAAAGCACTACCGCCCGATGTCGATAAGCTCAGGATAGTCGAGATAGAGGGGATAGATATCCAAGCGGATGGCGGTCCCCACGTTAGGAACACGAGGGAGGTAGGCGAGATAGTATTCTTGGGGATGGAGAACAAGGGGAAGAACAACAGGAGGATCCACTTCACTCTATCCCCATGA
- a CDS encoding acyltransferase — MKKVGFVQTNPEFGALEDNLKRALDLASNVESDLLVFPELFNTGYLFLSREEALKLSEGLDGPTIRKLSYFASEHSTAIVAGFPERDGEKVYNSAVAIDIDGDVKGVYRKTHLFYEEKLIFDPGDTGFRVFDLAGMRVGIMICFDWIFPESARSLALSGAQVIAHPSCLVMPYAPKADPVRALENRVFIILSDRSGVEERGGKKLRYQGMSLISDPKMNILAQAPEEGEHVGIAEIDPKLAEDKKVNELNDIFLDRRPEFYGKIC, encoded by the coding sequence ATGAAGAAGGTGGGATTCGTCCAAACGAACCCTGAGTTCGGTGCTTTAGAGGATAACTTGAAGAGAGCTCTAGATCTAGCTTCTAATGTCGAATCAGATCTTCTAGTATTCCCAGAGCTCTTCAATACTGGATACCTATTCCTCTCTAGGGAGGAAGCCCTTAAGCTCTCTGAGGGATTGGATGGCCCGACCATAAGGAAGCTCAGCTATTTCGCATCTGAGCATTCAACAGCTATAGTAGCTGGCTTCCCCGAGAGAGATGGAGAGAAAGTGTACAATTCAGCAGTAGCTATAGATATCGATGGAGATGTGAAGGGCGTCTACAGGAAGACCCATCTCTTCTACGAGGAGAAGCTGATATTCGATCCCGGGGACACGGGGTTCAGGGTCTTCGATCTAGCCGGTATGAGAGTTGGGATAATGATATGCTTCGACTGGATCTTCCCGGAGTCAGCTAGATCACTCGCACTATCCGGAGCTCAAGTCATCGCGCATCCATCTTGCTTAGTGATGCCATACGCCCCCAAAGCAGATCCAGTCAGGGCCCTGGAGAATAGGGTCTTCATCATACTCTCGGATAGGAGCGGGGTAGAGGAGAGGGGAGGTAAGAAGTTGAGGTATCAGGGGATGAGCTTAATCTCCGACCCTAAGATGAACATATTGGCTCAAGCACCAGAGGAAGGGGAGCACGTGGGCATAGCGGAGATAGATCCTAAATTAGCGGAGGATAAGAAGGTAAATGAGCTCAACGATATATTCCTGGATAGGAGGCCTGAGTTCTATGGCAAGATATGCTAG
- a CDS encoding DNRLRE domain-containing protein: protein MSSTIYSWIGGLSSMARYARVIPLILLLITIYLIQADSLSIYASVDCYITNWDQGKSFHSEVLRVSREKSGNDYLEARAIIGFDLTSLTAIPRGSKVSEANLILKLVNGSKAKVEVWELAREPDIFKVSWVKAGDEDWITPGGDLLRKVGEAEVSAGEMRIDLRDYIQAVVNGELNSTGWFLLKIADEGYFYFYSELSTNKPRIEISYTKASLDISLDSNEIKLSQGSSALLKVQVSGYLGSPVSIELEAPSFLKYTISPSRGYPTFVSTLNLSIPEDAPGGSYTLIISAVGPIRKNVTLKLTVIEKKGYIISLPSSIDLISGFRKDLIIKATPTGNFSGEIAASILEAPDWLSVSINPSKGKLPFNFTLTLKPLPDVEASGRLRIIFRGQVSKQYEVEVRTRLRRVAIYSNDIDWKLSKELIISYSNSTGVPVHRINDTSLFSNYDLIIVLGGHKAPTDKWMPKNVASSFMNDSEKASLERGKDSILVRKQGSTIIVIIAGKTRQSTAALISSDKDGDGFPLIAEILSEDPIEVAGSG from the coding sequence ATGAGCTCAACGATATATTCCTGGATAGGAGGCCTGAGTTCTATGGCAAGATATGCTAGAGTCATCCCTTTGATATTACTCCTCATCACCATCTACCTAATACAAGCTGATTCCCTATCCATTTACGCATCAGTAGATTGCTATATAACGAATTGGGATCAGGGGAAGAGCTTCCACTCAGAGGTCCTTAGGGTATCTAGGGAGAAATCCGGCAACGATTACTTGGAGGCCAGAGCCATAATAGGTTTCGATCTAACTAGCTTGACAGCAATACCTAGGGGATCGAAGGTATCCGAAGCAAACCTCATCCTAAAGCTAGTGAACGGATCTAAAGCTAAGGTGGAGGTCTGGGAGCTAGCTAGGGAACCTGATATATTCAAAGTGAGCTGGGTAAAAGCTGGTGATGAGGACTGGATCACTCCAGGGGGAGATCTCCTGAGGAAAGTCGGCGAGGCTGAAGTCAGCGCAGGAGAGATGAGGATAGACCTGAGGGATTACATTCAAGCTGTCGTGAATGGCGAGCTGAATTCAACGGGTTGGTTCCTGTTGAAGATAGCGGACGAGGGTTACTTCTACTTCTACTCCGAGCTATCGACGAATAAACCCAGGATTGAGATTAGCTATACGAAGGCCTCTCTAGACATAAGCTTGGATTCCAATGAAATCAAGCTCTCCCAAGGAAGCTCCGCTCTCCTTAAAGTTCAAGTGAGCGGATACCTCGGATCCCCTGTCTCAATAGAGTTAGAAGCCCCCAGCTTCCTCAAATACACTATATCCCCGAGTCGAGGGTACCCGACTTTCGTCTCCACTCTCAACTTATCGATACCTGAAGACGCCCCTGGAGGCTCATATACATTGATAATATCGGCAGTCGGTCCTATTAGGAAGAACGTCACGTTGAAACTCACTGTCATCGAAAAGAAGGGCTACATAATATCCCTTCCGAGTTCTATCGATCTAATAAGCGGGTTCAGGAAGGACTTGATTATCAAGGCAACGCCCACTGGGAACTTCAGCGGGGAGATCGCTGCTTCTATACTGGAAGCCCCTGATTGGCTCAGCGTCTCAATAAACCCGAGTAAGGGAAAGCTGCCTTTCAACTTCACATTAACACTGAAGCCCCTCCCCGATGTTGAGGCCTCTGGGAGGCTGAGGATAATATTCAGAGGTCAAGTGAGTAAACAATATGAGGTAGAAGTGAGGACTAGATTGAGGAGAGTCGCTATTTACAGTAACGATATAGATTGGAAATTATCTAAGGAACTCATAATATCTTACTCAAATTCAACAGGGGTCCCCGTCCACAGGATAAATGATACATCCCTATTCTCGAATTACGATCTGATCATAGTTCTGGGAGGCCATAAGGCCCCGACTGATAAGTGGATGCCCAAGAACGTGGCATCCAGCTTCATGAACGATAGCGAGAAGGCCTCCCTCGAGAGGGGGAAGGATTCGATATTAGTGAGGAAGCAGGGCTCTACCATCATAGTGATAATTGCTGGTAAGACGAGGCAGAGCACAGCGGCTCTGATCTCATCCGACAAAGATGGGGATGGCTTCCCACTAATAGCAGAAATTCTCAGCGAGGATCCCATTGAAGTAGCTGGATCGGGCTAG